A stretch of the Osmerus mordax isolate fOsmMor3 chromosome 12, fOsmMor3.pri, whole genome shotgun sequence genome encodes the following:
- the ergic1 gene encoding endoplasmic reticulum-Golgi intermediate compartment protein 1 isoform X1 translates to MPFDVRRLDIYRKVPKDLTQPTYTGALISILCCVFMIFLFLSELTGFIATEIVNELYVDDPDKNSGGKIDVSLNVSLPNLHCDLVGLDIQDEMGRHEVGHIDNSMKIPLNNGYGCRFEGEFTINKVPGNFHVSTHSATAQPQSPDMTHHIHKLAFGEKLSVHHVQGAFNALGGADRLSSNPLASHDYILKIVPTVYEDLTGKQRFSYQYTVANKEYVAYSHTGRIIPAIWFRYDLSPITVKYTERRQPLYRFITTICAIIGGTFTVAGIIDSCIFTASEAWKKIQLGKMS, encoded by the exons TCTCCATCCTGTGCTGTGTTTTTATGATATTCCTGTTCCTGTCTGAACTGACAGGATTCATAGCCACTGAAAT AGTCAATGAGCTCTATGTGGATGACCCTGATAAGAACAGTGGTGGGAAGATAGATGTGAGTTTAAACGTCAGTTTGCCAAACTTACACTGTGATT TGGTGGGCTTGGACATCCAGGATGAGATGGGTCGCCATGAGGTGGGCCACATAGACAACTCCATGAAGATCCCTCTCAACAATGGCTACGGCTGCCGCTTTGAAGGAGAGTTCACCATCAACAAG GTGCCAGGGAACTTTCACGTGTCGACCCACAGTGCCACTGCCCAGCCTCAGAGCCCAGATATGACCCACCACATTCATAAGCTGGCCTTTGGGGAAAAGCTATCG GTACACCACGTGCAAGGAGCCTTCAATGCCTTAGGAGGGGCTGACAGGCTAAGCTCCAACC CTCTGGCCTCGCATGACTACATATTGAAGATTGTTCCAACGGTTTATGAGGACCTGACGGGAAAGCAGAGGTTCTCCTACCAATATACTGTAGCAAACAAG GAGTATGTGGCCTACAGCCACACGGGCAGGATCATCCCGGCCATATGGTTCCGCTACGACCTCAGTCCAATCACAGTCAAgtacacagagaggagacagcccCTGTACCGCTTCATCACCACG ATCTGTGCCATCATCGGAGGCACCTTCACCGTGGCTGGCATCATAGACTCCTGCATCTTCACCGCCTCCGAGGCCTGGAAGAAGATCCAGCTGGGCAAGATGTCCTGA
- the flt4 gene encoding vascular endothelial growth factor receptor 3, producing the protein MKRDLTFFCRIWIVFAYASGLVIGYSMTPPILDKPRDDVVIHAQETLTITCRGQRTLTWAWPEHTLVGQELTDRQAQLAPTGAPGQRAVWVKECQGEPGRPYCKTLVLSGARVNDTGYYRCYYRDIKAIIDGTTAVSVYVFVSDPQEPFLKRSSLSNVNNNLETIFITRSSSHIVVPCLVTAPDLNVTLYLLEPFPMPLEEEGMSWDSKQGWLVPRLVLDTRPYLIGFFCRTTVLGKEHESTYYLVHSTGSLIYDVKLFPESSVELIVGEALTLNCTALVEFDTGLDFQWSYPGKQTNSSVSIQHQRTSLASFTEAVSLLTVHSVNITDMGSYTCSAISTEKTLDLATQVIVHEKPFISLDYRNGPVVEATAGQKSLKLLVKVSAYPTPETLWYKDGKLITRRPEFNRMRQYQYLEIRDVCQEDSGNYTVVLRNKALSLEKRLTYTLIINVPPQIHEKDVAAPSNPYLSGSSQTLTCTTLGRPAPSITWHWRPWSPCGLNSTRRSLKGRSGRMADCQNWQEIDSENSGNTSESIYTSMEVVDGRQKVVSRLLIHNASVSVMYKCSAENKVGKDERLIYFYVTTVPEGFSVELRPSEEPLEQAAVSLRCGADNYTYEQLQWYRLDPQTLQDERGRPLELDCRSLHLYAERLDGQLSFLEASNSWLLELALASLRLQDEGPYVCEVQSRRGGEKHCLSKYISVRALEAPRYRHNPTNQTVNVSESLLMECDVEGTPSPQLSWFKDHEPLHQMSGVQLQNLNRTLSIQRVREEDAGLYTCTACNQRGCVQSSASIRVIGSSERASVEIVILMGTGVIAVFFWALLILIFCNAKRVNPADIKTGYLSIIMDPGEVPLDEQCEYLPYDSSQWEVSRDRLRLGKVLGHGAFGKVIEAAIFGVSKNNSLDTVAVKMLKEGATASEHKALMSELKILIHIGNHLNVVNLLGACTKANGPLMVIVEYCKYGNLSNYLRAKREFFLPYRDRSPKTQSQVRRMIEAGQVDQRGRRPPSPSSSSIGMEDLWKTPLTIEDLICYSFQVARGMEFLASRKCIHRDLAARNILLSENNVVKICDFGLARDIYKDPDYVRKGNARLPLKWMAPESIFDKLYTTQSDVWSFGVLLWEIFSLGASPYPGVQIDEDFCKRLKDGTRMRSPETASPEIYGIMLACWQGEPRERPTFPALVEILGDLLQDNSLPDGKDYIPLNPSQSSEDDGFSQASSRPPSQEELRLACSTLPARYYNCVPLSGCVFLGPSRSCHPRVKTFEELPLEMSSHKTQHDNQTDSGMVLASEEFERIEHKHRGAISTRYTHSSSIELLTGSQDSLQRSGMGGGASRQRPAFLSQLSGQTFYNNEYGQLSEEGGVANFFSSPDATCPASSNL; encoded by the exons GTCTGGTGATTGGATACTCTATGACTCCGCCCATTCTTGACAAGCCCAGAGACGACGTTGTGATTCACGCCCAGGAAACACTGACTATTACATGCAG GGGGCAGCGTACGCTGACGTGGGCCTGGCCTGAGCACACTCTGGTGGGGCAGGAGCTGACGGACCGCCAGGCTCAGCTGGCGCCCACCGGGGCCCCCGGGCAGAGAGCCGTCTGGGTGAAGGAGTGCCAGGGGGAGCCTGGGAGACCGTACTGCAAGACCCTGGTCCTGAGCGGCGCCAGGGTCAATGACACCGGCTACTACCGCTGCTACTACCGGGACATCAAGGCCATCATCGATGGCACCACCGCGGTCAGTGTCTACGTGTTTGTGAGCG ACCCCCAGGAGCCCTTCCTCAAGAGAAGCAGCCTCTCCAACGTCAACAACAACCTGGAGACCATCTTCATCACCAGGTCTTCCTCACATATAGTCGTTCCATGTTTGGTCACCGCCCCCGATCTCAACGTCACCCTGTATCTG ttGGAGCCATTCCCTATGcctctggaggaagaggggatgagTTGGGACAGCAAGCAGGGTTGGTTGGTACCCAGACTGGTGCTGGACACCCGACCTTACCTCATTGGGTTCTTCTGCAGAACCACAGTACTGGGAAAGGAACATGAATCCACTTACTACCTGGTCCACTCCACAG GAAGTCTGATTTACGACGTCAAGCTCTTTCCAGAGTCCTCTGTGGAGTTGATAGTGGGAGAGGCCCTCACCTTAAACTGCACGGCCTTGGTGGAGTTCGACACAGGCTTGGACTTCCAGTGGTCCTACCCTGGCAAACAG ACAAACAGCTCTGTTAGCATCCAGCACCAGAGGACCTCTCTAGCCAGCTTCACAGAGGCAGTCAGCCTCCTGACCGTCCACAGTGTCAACATCACAGACATGGGCTCCTACACCTGCTCTGCCATCAGCACGGAGAAAACTCTGGACCTGGCAACCCAGGTCATAGTTCACG AGAAGCCCTTCATCAGCCTGGACTACAGGAACGGCCCCGTGGTGGAGGCCACCGCTGGGCAGAAGAGCCTGAAGCTGCTGGTGAAGGTGTCTGCCTACCCCACACCAGAGACCCTGTG GTATAAAGACGGGAAATTGATAACCAGGCGTCCCGAGTTCAACAGGATGAGGCAGTACCAGTATCTGGAGATCAGGGACGTTTGCCAGGAGGATTCTGGGAACTACACGGTGGTCCTGAGGAACAAGGCCTTGTCCCTGGAGAAGAGGCTCACCTACACCCTCATCATCAACG tccccCCACAGATCCATGAGAAGGACGTTGCGGCCCCCTCCAACCCCTACCTGAGCGGCAGCAGCCAGACGCTGACCTGCACCACCCTGGGACGGCCCGCCCCCTCCATCACATGGCACTGGCGACCCTGGAGCCCCTGTGGCCTCAACAGTACCCGACGCAGCCt gaaggggaggagcggCAGGATGGCTGACTGTCAGAACTGGCAGGAAATCGACTCCGAGAACTCTGGGAACACATCGGAGAGCATCTACACGTCCATGGAGGTGGTGGACGGGAGACAGAAG GTTGTGAGCAGGCTACTCATCCACAACGCCAGCGTCTCCGTCATGTACAAGTGTTCGGCTGAGAACAAGGTCGGCAAGGACGAGCGGCTCATATACTTCTATGTGACTA CTGTCCCAGAGGGCTTCAGCGTCGAGCTGCGTCCGTCCGAGGAGCCCCTGGAGCAGGCGGCTGTGTCCCTGCGCTGCGGCGCCGACAACTACACCTacgagcagctgcagtggtacCGCCTGGACCCCCAGACCCTGCAGGACGAGAGGGGCCGGCCCCTGGAGCTGGACTGCCGCAGCCTCCACCTCTACGCGGAGCGCCTGGACGGCCAGCTGTCCTTCCTGGAGGCCTCCAACAGCTGGCTGCTGGAGCTGGCCCTGGCCAGCCTGAGGCTGCAGGACGAGGGCCCCTACGTGTGCGAGGTGCAGAGCCGACGCGGCGGGGAGAAGCACTGCCTCAGCAAGTACATCTCtgtcagag ctCTGGAGGCCCCCAGGTACAGACACAACCCCACCAACCAGAcggtgaatgtgagtgagtcTCTGCTGATGGAGTGCGATGTGGAGGGCACACCCTCACCCCAGCTCTCCTGGTTCAAAGACCACGAACCACTCCACCAAATGTCTG ggGTCCAGCTGCAGAACCTTAACAGGACTCTGAGTATCcagcgagtgagagaggaggacgcCGGTCTCTACACCTGTACTGCCTGCAACCAGCGAGGCTGTGTCCAGTCCTCAGCCTCCATCAGAGTGATTG GATCCAGCGAGCGAGCCAGCGTGGAGATCGTGATCCTGATGGGGACCGGGGTCATCGCTGTCTTCTTCTGGGCTCTGCTCATCCTCATCTTCTGCAACGCCAAACGG gttaaCCCAGCAGACATAAAGACAGGTTATCTGTCCATCATCATGGACCCAGGGGAGGTTCCTCTGGATGAGCAGTGTGAATACCTGCCCTATGACTCCTCCCAGTGGGAGGTCTCCAGAGACAGACTCCGCCTTG GTAAGGTTCTGGGTCATGGTGCGTTTGGTAAGGTGATTGAGGCAGCCATATTTGGAGTCAGCAAGAACAACAGTCTGGATACCGTAGCAGTGAAGATGCTGaaag agggggccacAGCCAGCGAACACAAGGCGTTGATGTCCGAGCTGAAGATCCTCATTCACATTGGGAATCACCTGAACGTGGTGAACCTGCTGGGGGCCTGCACCAAAGCTAATG GCCCTCTGATGGTGATCGTGGAGTACTGCAAATACGGAAATTTATCCAATTATTTGCGTGCCAAGAGGGAGTTCTTCCTGCCGTACAGA GATCGCTCCCCTAAGACTCAGAGCCAGGTGAGGCGTATGATAGAGGCAGGCCAAGTGGACCAGAGAGGCCGACGCCCGccgtctccatcctcctcctccattggaA tggagGACCTGTGGAAGACTCCTCTGACTATAGAGGATCTCATCTGCTATAGTTTTCAGGTGGCACGAGGGATGGAGTTCCTGGCCTCCAGAAAG TGTATCCACAGAGACTTGGCAGCCCGGAACATTCTGCTGTCAGAGAACAACGTGGTGAAGATATGTGACTTCGGCCTGGCCAGGGACATCTATAAGGACCCAGACTACGTCAGGAAAGGCAAC GCTCGCCTCCCTTTGAAGTGGATGGCTCCAGAGAGCATCTTTGACAAGCTGTACACCACCCAGAGTGACGTCTGGTCCTTTGGTGTGCTGCTCTGGGAGATCTTCTCGCTGG GGGCGTCTCCGTACCCGGGCGTCCAGATCGACGAGGACTTCTGCAAGCGTCTGAAAGACGGAACCAGGATGAGATCACCCGAGACGGCCTCCCCTGAGAT aTATGGGATCATGCTGGCCTGCTGGCAGGGCGAGCCCAGGGAGAGGCCTACCTTCCCTGCCCTGGTGGAGATCCTGGGAGACCTGCTGCAGGACAACAGTCTACCA GATGGAAAAGACTACATCCCCCTGAATCCCTCCCAGAGCTCCGAGGACGACGGCTTCTCCCAGGCGTCGTCACGACCGCCCTCTCAGGAGGAGCTGAGGCTGGCCTGCAGCACCCTGCCTGCCAG GTATTACAACTGCGTGCCGCTGTCGGGCTGCGTGTTCCTGGGGCCGTCCAGGTCATGCCATCCCCGAGTCAAGACGTTTGAGGAGCTGCCCCTGGAGATGAGCTCCCACAAAACGCAGCAC gacaaccagacagacagcggGATGGTGCTGGCTTCAGAGGAATTTGAAAGAATCGAACACAAGCACAGGGGCGCCATCTCCACAAGGTATACACA CAGCAGCAGTATAGAGCTTCTGACAGGCTCCCAGGATTCCCTGCAGCGGAGTGGCATGGGGGGCGGAGCCAGCAGACAGCGCCCGGCCTTCCTCAGCCAGCTGTCAGGACAGACCTTCTACAACAACGAGTATGGACAGCTCTcggaggaggggggcgtggcCAACTTCTTCTCTTCCCCGGACGCCACATGCCCCGCTTCGTCCAACCTGTAG